From Rhododendron vialii isolate Sample 1 chromosome 7a, ASM3025357v1:
ATGATCATGAATTTAAGTCCCTTGTATAATTAATTGTTAATGCAGATTCACACCAAAAAAAGGAATAGACTTGCTCAAAATCGTCTCAATGATTTGGTATTTGTTAAGTACAATAGAGCATTGAGACGCCGATACCTCAAACGTGATCGCATTGATCCTATATCCTTGAAAGATATTGATGAGAGCAATGAATGGTTGGTTGggaagatggaggaagaagtTGTGTTTGAGGGTGATGATTTGAATTGGGATGATGTTGCTTTAGCTTCTGGAGCCGAAGAACCAAGGAAAACAACTAGAGCATCAAGTTCAAAGTCAACAGACTCAATACCTATCGCAAAAATGGCAAAACCAACTCCAAAAGCTAAGGCTTCAAGAGGAAAGACATCTATTATAGATGAGGTGATTGAAGAGGGAGAATGGGAGACagatgatgaggaggaggaagatgtggaaggatataaatcAGAATCatcagatgatgatgatgaaattgaagatgaagTTCTTGGTTTTGAGAATGATGATTAATGTCTATGCATGACTCTAGATTTTGTTGCCTTTAATCCTTTTGTTATGTCTCTAAGGCTAAACATTATTATGTTAGcttttcatggatgatatgcTATGTTTCGTGTTTGGTACTTTCGTTTAAccattgacatgttatgttttatgacattttAAAGTTTTGCAAGTGTTTGTGTTAAAAACTTGTtctaatagaattttttttttttgcgcttcGCGTCAATAAAGCGTGCGCCGCGCCTTGCGCCTTGCGCTAAAGCCCCTAGGGACTATTGCGCCTTGGTGCGCCTttcgccatttaaaacactgGTAGAGAGAAGGAAACACTAGAGTTTGAAGAAATGGTTTTCAGATGGACGTAGAAATAGCCCAAGTTCTTTCTTCTTGTGATGCCTTCACTGAATAGTCATAGTCAAACAGCTATGACCACAGCTGTACTCTATAATGTTATGTATAGGGGGAGTTGTGTAAAGGTTTTTTTTAGTAGTATACTATACTTTTAAAAAGTAGTGTTGTCAAATCCTTGGATACAACATCCAACAGCTTTACGTGTGGGAGTAATCTAAAGGAGCACATGGGCTTTAAAGTTGTGCACTGCACCCAAGAATTCAGCTACACCAGTAAAGAATAATAACGTTACAATGCAACCAAAGAATTCTGCTACACTATCGGGTCGGGTCGAACCTGACGGGTTGGTTGAGTACTAACCCGAACCAAATATCGTTTTTTAAGGGAAACCAAACCCGCACCCATCCGAATCACTGGTTCAGAGCCGTCTGAGAGTCTTCGGGTCGGGTCCGTGAACCCGCGGGTAATTTGCTCATCCCTACAAGCCACCATTCAAAAGAATCAAGAAAGACACGAAAAAGATTCTTGGTGGAAGCTGCCTCATGCTTTGTGTCGTGAGTACAAAAGGGTTGCCTTCTGATATCGATAAGACCACAAATTGACACTAAAAGACTATCGAGAAAAGAATACGCTGTCAAAAGCAGAGGTGCGATACAATGTTGGCAAAGATTCTTCTTCTTATAGTGACAATTCAGCTAATAATCCACTCAAGTATGAAGTATGACTCTTGGACACTATAGATACATTTGAACAAAGAGTCATTTATAAAtcttagggctgtaaatgagtcGAGTCGAGCTttgccgagctcgagctcggctcgtttactaaacgagccaaaaattcaagctcgagctcggctcgagccttaacgagccgagctaagttatttattaaacgagcctctCTAATTGAGCCGAGCcacccttaacgagccgagcttttgtcgaacgagccgggccgagctcggctcatttactaaacgcgccgagaactcgagctcggctcatttacaacCCTATTTATAATATAGACTCTGCCCACATTAAAGGGTCCTCAATTTTCCAGTAGAAAATGGACTAAAGTGTGTACCTAGGGAAAAGCAACACAATTCACAAACTGGATTTATGTATGAAGTTTCATAGTCCATACCTCTAACGCATTTTCATGAAATTCATGGTGGACCTGCCTGAGATGCCCTTTTGCCAACTGGGAAAAATAAAACGCAAAGATCACATGCATGCCAAACGATAACGGTAACAAAGGGCCTCCAAAACTATAGTTCGCAGTTTAAGACAGATTACAACCTCACTGCTAATTGGTGTTTTGAAATAATTTGCATATAGTGGTTAAAACATGAAAGTGTTTCTGTTACCTTAGGGCCATGCATCAACTGTGGACTACTAATTATTGCTGCGCTAGAAAATTTTCAGCTCTCACTTTCATCATTCAAGAGACATAGACTTCACAAACATATAAAATCATGCATAATGGGAAGTCTAGTCAGACACTAAGGCTAAAGGGTTGACTTAACCGGATTTAtaataggggaaaaaaaaaccttctgcCTTTTCTGAACTTTTTCagattttggtcaaaaaaaattccctttgcaaatctggaccaactTCAAAAAAGTACATCCATAGACAAAAAAGACGATTTCACCTGACTTCTTGGACCAACCAGAAAGTAAAAGCACTTtcatcaaaagaggaaaaaagttATCTACAGAAGGAAATATCCTGAGAACACTGGCTTTTTGACACCCCAAACGTAGAAGAAACCCCATCCCCGATCAAAATGAAACAAATTCCAAATATGCCATCTGACTTAAAAGAAGTCTAAAGTATTTACCTTTGCATTATAAGCAGCAGCCTTCACTCCAAACTTACAAAGAAAGTTTGCAATGCTTACTGTTTCTTTTCTAGTTGGTACATAAATTATTGTGGGTCCTTCCAAATGACCTTGCCGAAGTTTTAATCTTTCCTCCTCTTTGTTTTGTAGATCATACTTCTCAGATGACCCAAAAATATCTGAGTCATCAGGTGATTTACCAAAGAATTCACCACAGGAAACTGCAAGTGTAGATTCTAGAGTGAAAATTCATGTACGAAAAGGGaaatattatatatacatatatatatatatatacatatatatatatatacatacatatatatatatatgtatgtatgtatatatatatatatagcaacaTAATAGTAACTTATGCTTGGCAGGAGAAGTGAAGCGGAGAAATATTCTAAAGATCCCACGTTTCTAGGAGTTAGACAGAATAGCGATACAATAAAAGGAGCGACTAGAGGACAAAATATATTTCTCCATGAAATAAGCACAACATTTCAACGGAAGATACTACTACATACATAGCAAATATAGATCCATGTTCCTTATCTAATGATTGCTCTCCAGTGCTTCTCTCATACAAACTGATTGAACTTTGAGGCACCTCATTAACTCTTTTCTTGTGTCTTAACTTCTGCCATATTCCTTTTGAGGGCGAAACAGAGAATGGATTCATGAAGTTCTTATGACATGGTTTCACTTATATTACATGGACTCTTCTATAAGGTATCGTTACATGTTTAGTCATCCATTCACCTCACAAtcttattttgaaatttggactTACCTTGAACTCTGCATAGAACACCAATATTATGCCTGAATTTCTCTAAGGCCCTATGTAGACACATTTTATCCTATTAGATAAAAGAACTACTCTAAGAAATGTGAAACTTATGATGAATCCATGTGTTCTTGAAATGGAAATTAATTGAATCCGACACTTAAGACACATACTTGCACCTGGTAAACCTACCTGAGTCAACATAACATAGGTTTTTTATACGAGATTCTCCAACGAAAGTCTACCTCTTTAGTCAAACTATACACACATGTAAGGCCGATAAACAACTTGTtagaatctaaaaaaatatctaaaaaaaatagagaatattACCATCCATATCATCCACACCCTGGACAAGATCACATTCATCTTCTAAATATTCAAcggacaattttttttcatctgaAGCTGGAAACCGACTTTCCTTGGCTGAACTTACATCATCATCCTTTTCAGAAAAGGATTGATCCTCAACATTGTCCAATTCAATCTGGGACATTTTATCCGCATCAAATATGCTAGCATTTGAAGTATCAGTGGAGCTGTCTGAATCATGCTCCATATCTTGAAACACCACATCATGTTCCTTTTTATCAGGCCTTTTCTTTCTGGTGTATATATCAATCAGTTCACGAAAATCATTCACGTATGATTTGGGAGATGATGTTCTACTATCCTTTACCTGCACATACCAGAAAATGAGTAGGAAAGACTAATGCATAAACAAATAGACGTGTGCACAAATCCCACACAAATGGAGTAAGTGATAcataagaaagaaataaaatacaaaCTTGCATAGAATTACGGGAACTGAAATAACCAAAGCCCAGAATCGAAAGAATTCTGAAACAAATAATTGTCACTTTCAACTTAtgattaaaacaaaacaaaccaacTGAAAACACACAAACCAACGTCAATGTGTGCACATAGCAAAACTTTTAGGAAGAAGTATTAGCCACCCTAAAGAAAGACAACTCACTGAGAACCGGAGATTCGGCCTGAAAAATGAAGTCAGCACAATCAATGTTTCATTTGACATGCACAATGAGCTCAGGATGTCTTCTCGAACGACGGCAGTGGCAGTAGCAGTCAATGCCATCAGTGGTATGTCAAATCTTAGGAATTTTAACTTGTCTGCTCTGAAGTTCTCTCTTAAGACGGACAACCGCCTAAAAATGCATGAGAAGCTCTGTCAGAAAATCATATTAACTCTCACGAGCATATCTTCTAAGTTGCATCACATAGTACTTGGAACATTTCCTAGGTTTCCAAGGTCAGAATACAAATCCACACATTTGTTTAAAACAGACCAAATACTGAAATATCTGTACTAGcgatttgaagaaaaaacacAACCTTCTATACTCAAGAGGATGCAAAATATACACCTGTAGTCGGGTCGAAAATCATGACCCCACTTAGAAACACAATGGACTTCATCTATGGCAAAGAGTGCAATTCCACGGCTTTCAGCAAGGCTTTGAAGAGGTTTGATCAGTCTGCAGCAGAATGCACATGTCTTCATCTGGTAAACAAAAGCGCAGCCACCTTACCAAACACAGTCATAATTTATAAGGTCAAATAAACTCCTTACCTTAAGATTGTCTCTGGGCAGACATATATAATGTCATACATGCCTCTCATTGCTTTCTGCTCAATGGTGCTGTCTGTTTGTCCAGAACCAAGAAAACAGGCTGACACGCCATGTTTTGCAAGCTTTAAGCATTGATCATGCATCAAACTTATCAAAGGTGAAATGGCAACCACAACTTTCCCCGTTAATAATGCTGGAATCTGAAAACACAAGGATTTCCCTACAAAAGAGTAAACTTTCTGTGACAACAAGAACACGGAAGTTATCTTGACGTTCCAACTCTATGCTACATCCACTTTTTGGCGAAGTACTCTTGTCAACCCAGCACGGGTACGGGTGCGGTATATGATTCGGATACGGTACGTTTAATCGCACATGGCATGGTGTCAAATCTGTAAACAATTGAGAAGAGAGACGCCTACTTATAGATAGCTTATAGGTAAGAGAGAAGCCAACTTACATAAATCCTAGTACCTTGAAAAACAAATGCATCTATGCTTGGTTCACTTACTTGACGTCTTATTTTATATACAACATTTTAGCTTTACTagtgcaaaacttctaccatgCTCCCAAGTGTATTGGAGCATGATGCTCCCATTAACTATGGACCCAGAAAAATAGGTAAATCACAGCCATTCGATCCAAACTACCCACCAAAAGTTAGGTGAATATGCTAAAAACAAGGTGGTTTCATGATTTTCCCGCCAATAATCGCAATATTACTTACCACAAAAACTGGTTATACATACCAATTACCAAGGTAACACTTACTACAATATATGGCTACACTTATTATATTGCATGACCACACTCTATTGGCTACACTTGCTGTATTACATGACTACACTTACTATATTACGTGGCTAAACTTACTTCGTTAGATGGCTATACATACCATTTGGCATTTACTAATAAATGGGAGCATCACAGCTAGAGCCGTGGGGAAGGTACCTGTGCAAAGCATGTGCTATTAAAAGTGTAATTTTAAGTTTAGTTTGGACTTGTTAGTGATTTCTTTTAAGTAACTCTTTCAAAAAGCTTGGTTTAGTAAACTTTTTGTCATAACTTGTATgctccttttttgtctttatgaaTCAAAAGTTATTAAGAAAAAGACGACTCCATTTATCAAAAGTCATCCCCTCCATCAAACCCTGACACAACATCTCAACCCACACAATCCCCAAACTGAAACAAATCTCAAATCATTCTCGAGCAACCAAGTGGCACTTGCATGGTAGACTCCAACTACAAACACTGAAGTTACAAGTTCAAGCAAGTTCGGACAATCAAATTTAAGAATGGCAGTtgatttatttcaaaacagAAAGACAACTAGAAAGTTCAGAGGGGGAAATACTTTTAAGAGCCAAAGTAAAAGGAAGTAACCTTAAGGGGCAGAGTGgagaaaaactaattttaaggctacaagataaataaaaacaaacttAAAGGGGAAAAGTGTAATTTGAAGTGAACAGCATACCTAAAGTAAGCTGGGCAAACTCGGTCTTTTCGTGTGTAGGATTCTTGGTTCATGTACCTTGATGTCTTAGATAAGTCCGTTGTAGATCTTTTTGATCTTTGGAAATTGGAAGCAAACATATGTGAAAAACATAATTCCATGCATGATAAAAGGAAATGTCTTAGTAAATCTATGATGATGTAGCCTTATGCGTTTACTACTCGACATGAATTTTGCCTTTGTACTCTTTTTCAACTCTATTTTGGGGGCATATCAACATCTGGGTCTTTCTTTTACATAGGAAAATTACTTGTGTCCATATGCAGATCCCAATATCGACACACATTCATGGATCCTCTATTTTTAGACATCAGGTTCCCAACCCCTTTATATATACCCATATGGCCAAGTCCAATGCCAGTAACCTatttccaaacaaaaaccccaactacaaaaagaaaaaatgatacCAGATCCTGTGGCTGCAAGAACAAGGCAGTCTCGCCGGGCTAACCAAGCAGCCACTGCATCCTTTTGAAAACTCTTCAAGGATGAAAACCCAAAATGCTTAAGCAACAGATTCTTGACTTTCTGCTCCCAGCCTGGTCCAATATCCAGCTCTTCTTGGCCTGGAGATCGCTGTAAAAATGTCTCTTGCTCGATTTTCAAATTAGACTCCACTGCATGAAGAGGCTCATCTGATTCTCTCAAAGGTTCGAGCAATAGTTGAGATCCAGAGACCGATACGTCAGATACATTATcggttttgcttcttttgggtcTACCTGCTGATTGGAGATGTTCCTTAATGGTTGATTGTCGCATTCGATACGAAGAACAGGAGGTTGACAATGTTCTTTTGCCCAGGGCTTTCGTATTGCTTATGGGCAATTTAGAACTAGTTGATGCAACGGTACTATTGCGACGAGACCcattcaaaatatattcaaCTGCAGTCTCCACTGATGGCCCCACAGCTTTTACAGCTTCTGCAACATCAGAGAACTCAAATCCCATTCCAATCAATTCGGCGAAAACCTGGTCAGAAGAGACGCAACGTCCTTCCATGGTGTGTATACTGTTTCCATGAAAgagtaaccaaaccaaaaaaaaaaacttttaaaccCTCTAAACATGAATGTAATAGAGAGAGAAGTATATGGGGAAAAAATAAAGGGCACTCAGCTAGAACAGAAAAACGGCTCAGCTAGAACATCTGAATGACAAACATAACCAGTGCATATAATGTACATTACACCGATGAATCATGAATACAATAATTCTGATGGTGGTTAAGTTAGGGAATATGCAAGGTGCTTGTAAGATAGAAATCGCAGAAAGGACATGTTTTGCATCATGTTGGCCCTTTGATATGTGAAAGAAGGTATTAACTATTATGGTAGAACCAGAATATACACGAAGGCTTAAATGCTCCTCCTAAGGTGGCCTTCTGTGCGGGGATGACGACCCAGGAGAGTATTTTAAGAACGGAAGATCTGAGGGGTCAATTTGTGTTAGATTGGTATTTCGTGCGCAACAAGAAGGGGATTGTCTTAACAATCTACATTTACATTGCTCTGCTGGTGGAGAAGTTGGGTCGTAGGATTCTCAGTCTTAGGTTCGGTCTTCAGAGTGAAAATCAATTGAAGGTTTTTCATGGAAAGTCGCAGTGTTAACAGACTTTCACCCATCCAATGCATATTCCAAGCCAAGCCCAAAGTCTCCGGAATCACCAAATGCTTCCTATCCCGAACTGCGTTTCACTTTCAATATTTGGTTTGAAAGGGATTGTAAAGGCAAAGACCCTTCCATTCCCCACATAGAATTTGCTGACAATTTGAGAGAGATGGATTTGACAGTAGAGTATTCCCCTACCATAGCATACAACACCATAATAAAGGAACTGGTTTGCATCAAGCTAGCAAGTGTCTTAAAGCCTTGTGCTCCATTGATAGCTAAAAGAATCTAGTAAACAGAAGAGAGTAACATTCTGAATTTGAAATTCAAGGACTCAATAAAGCGATAAGCTCAGACAATAACCGAGGATAAAGGCTTCCATTAAGGTACTATGTGTGAAAGAGATTTTAGATGGTGTTCCATGTCAGATATAAACGGGTATGAGTACCGGGGCAGGTGCGTGTCCAAGCTTCAGATCTTCCTAAACTTATAT
This genomic window contains:
- the LOC131332255 gene encoding ATP-dependent DNA helicase Q-like SIM isoform X1 codes for the protein MEGRCVSSDQVFAELIGMGFEFSDVAEAVKAVGPSVETAVEYILNGSRRNSTVASTSSKLPISNTKALGKRTLSTSCSSYRMRQSTIKEHLQSAGRPKRSKTDNVSDVSVSGSQLLLEPLRESDEPLHAVESNLKIEQETFLQRSPGQEELDIGPGWEQKVKNLLLKHFGFSSLKSFQKDAVAAWLARRDCLVLAATGSGKSLCFQIPALLTGKVVVAISPLISLMHDQCLKLAKHGVSACFLGSGQTDSTIEQKAMRGMYDIIYVCPETILRLIKPLQSLAESRGIALFAIDEVHCVSKWGHDFRPDYRRLSVLRENFRADKLKFLRFDIPLMALTATATAVVREDILSSLCMSNETLIVLTSFFRPNLRFSVKDSRTSSPKSYVNDFRELIDIYTRKKRPDKKEHDVVFQDMEHDSDSSTDTSNASIFDADKMSQIELDNVEDQSFSEKDDDVSSAKESRFPASDEKKLSVEYLEDECDLVQGVDDMDVSCGEFFGKSPDDSDIFGSSEKYDLQNKEEERLKLRQGHLEGPTIIYVPTRKETVSIANFLCKFGVKAAAYNAKLAKGHLRQVHHEFHENALEVVVATIAFGMGIDKSNVRRIIHYGWPQSLEAYYQEAGRAGRDGKSADCILYANLSRIPSLLPSRRSEDQTKQAYKMLSDCFRYGMNTSNCRAKILVEYFGEEFSHKKCQLCDVCVNAPPEMVNLKAEADAFMRVVAAHYGESSAGSSYDNVISVGNNQVRHKEKPNILMFVGRIREQFPKFIASDRLWWQGLARILADKGFIREGGDMIRVQIKFPEPTKLGLEFLNCNGGQPFYIYPEADMLLSMRNDKPYSSFSEWGKGWADPEIRRQRLGKMRVRRNPRKRRSRKRQPDPKTARGRLAAKLSKQK
- the LOC131332255 gene encoding ATP-dependent DNA helicase Q-like SIM isoform X2 — encoded protein: MEGRCVSSDQVFAELIGMGFEFSDVAEAVKAVGPSVETAVEYILNGSRRNSTVASTSSKLPISNTKALGKRTLSTSCSSYRMRQSTIKEHLQSAGRPKRSKTDNVSDVSVSGSQLLLEPLRESDEPLHAVESNLKIEQETFLQRSPGQEELDIGPGWEQKVKNLLLKHFGFSSLKSFQKDAVAAWLARRDCLVLAATGSGKSLCFQIPALLTGKVVVAISPLISLMHDQCLKLAKHGVSACFLGSGQTDSTIEQKAMRGMYDIIYVCPETILRLIKPLQSLAESRGIALFAIDEVHCVSKWGHDFRPDYRRLSVLRENFRADKLKFLRFDIPLMALTATATAVVREDILSSLCMSNETLIVLTSFFRPNLRFSVKDSRTSSPKSYVNDFRELIDIYTRKKRPDKKEHDVVFQDMEHDSDSSTDTSNASIFDADKMSQIELDNVEDQSFSEKDDDVSSAKESRFPASDEKKLSVEYLEDECDLVQGVDDMDVSCGEFFGKSPDDSDIFGSSEKYDLQNKEEERLKLRQGHLEGPTIIYVPTRKETVSIANFLCKFGVKAAAYNAKLAKGHLRQVHHEFHENALEVVVATIAFGMGIDKSNVRRIIHYGWPQSLEAYYQEAGRAGRDGKSADCILYANLSRIPSLLPSRRSEDQTKQAYKMLSDCFRCDVCVNAPPEMVNLKAEADAFMRVVAAHYGESSAGSSYDNVISVGNNQVRHKEKPNILMFVGRIREQFPKFIASDRLWWQGLARILADKGFIREGGDMIRVQIKFPEPTKLGLEFLNCNGGQPFYIYPEADMLLSMRNDKPYSSFSEWGKGWADPEIRRQRLGKMRVRRNPRKRRSRKRQPDPKTARGRLAAKLSKQK